The genome window GAAGCTCTTTTGCCAATCTCTGCGTCGCCAAAATGCCGCGCCATGGTTCTTTGCTTCCCGCTCGAAAGCACTCCCAGTGCCGAACACTACTGGCACTCCTGCCCGTCGAACAGCGCGTGATGACCACCCAAACTCCCCCACATACCCAGCAGCATTCAAAAGGGGGCCGAAGCCGCACGGCTTGCTATTGTGCTCTCACCGGACCAGAAACACACGCATATCGGGGGCATGCAAAAAGCCTTCAGCCAGTCCTGTGCTGGACATGCGCGTGGTAGGGTGGATGGTCCTCCAGCCTCCGCCGAGCATCTCAACAACGGGTTTGCGCACCAGCACGCCCTGCGCCACCTATGCCGCCCGTTTTCCCGCCCTCGCCGCATGTTTGCTGATCTCTACGATTACCTCTACCACCAGGCCCCCACCGGCGGCATTCCGCTCAAGGGCACCGGCATCGTCGTCGCGCTCGGCCTCATCGCCTCTCACGTCTGGGCCCTCAAAAACAAGGACAAGACCCAGGCCTTCCTCAAAGCCTTTCCCCGCACCTACATCTGGGGCGCCATCCTTCTCACCATCGACTTCCTCTGGGCCGAGTTCATGCTCGCCAACATGGACATGGGCGAGTTCTTCACCATGCGGTCCAATTTCATGTACATCGTCGCCGGCGGCTACTTCGCCGTCCTCTTCTACATGAAGGAATTCCTCGCCGTTCGCGCTCTCGGCTCCCTCATGCTCCTCGTCGCCGGGCCCGTCCTCACCGCCGCCTTCCTTCAGCCGCAGACCAGCCGCCTGCTCCTCCCCATCCTCGCCTACGTCTGGATCATCGTCGGCATGTTCTTCATCGGCATGCCCTTCCTCATGCGCGACTGGGTCAATGCTCTCCTCGCCAAGCCCCAGCGCTGGAATCTCGCCGTTTACGGCGGCATCGGCTACGGCGTGGTCCTGCTCATCGCGGCCATCCTGTTTTACTGATGCCCACCCAGCCTCGTATCCTCGTCATTCGTGGCGGAGCGATAGGGGATTTCATCCTCACGCTGCCCGTCCTGCGCCTCCTGCGCGACATGATCGCGGACAGCCACATCGAGGTCCTCGGCTATCCCGCCATCGCCGAACTCGCCCGCAGCGCCGGCCTCGCCGACTCCATCCGCAGCCTGGAGCACCGCACCATGGCCCCGCTCTTCGCCAAGACCGCCCCCATTGACGACGCCTTGGCAGAGCACCTCCGCAGCTTCAATCTCGTCGTCTCCTTCCTCTACGACCCCGACGGCCTCTTCCGCGCCAGCATGGAGCGCATTGGCGTCAAAACTCTCATCGAGTGCTCCCCCATCGTCCAGCCCGGCGGCCCTCACGCCTCCCGCCAGCTCGCGCGCGGTCTCGAAAAAATCGCCATGTTCCTGGAGGACGTGCACCTCCTCCGCGCCCATTTCGAACCCCGCCCTCACTCCCAGCCGCGCATCGCCATCCATGTCGGCAGCGGCTCCGAAAAGAAAAACTGGCCCCTCGACCGCTGGCAGCAGGTCGCCGAATCCCTCGGCACCCAGGAGGTTATCTTCATCACGGGCGAGGCCGAAGCCGAGCGCGGCACCCAGCCCACCGGCCGCGACTGCTGGCACGCGCTGCCCCTCCCCGAACTCGCCACCCGCCTCGCCACCTGCACCGCCTTCCTCGGCCATGACAGCGGCATCTCCCATCTCGCCGCCGCCTGTGGCGTCCCCTCCCTCCTCCTTTTTGGCCCCACCGACCCCGCCATCTGGGCCCCGCCGCAGCCTTGGGTACGAGTTTTGCGGAATTCGACACAAGATCTGACCTTTTTATCGGTCGAACAGGTGAAATTGGCAGCCGCGCAAGTTGTTGCGAATTCGTAACGTGCTAGTTCTCCCCCACAAAATCATGTCCGACCATTTTCCACAAGAACGCATCAAAGCCTTTCTCATTCTCGGCGCGCCCGGCAGCGGCAAGGGAACGCAAGGAAAGGTGCTCGGTTCCATCCCACGCTTCCATCATCTGGCATGCGGCGATGTGTTCCGCTCTCTCGACACTCGTACCCCCATCGGACAGAAATTTGTCGAATATTCCAGCCGTGGCGAACTCGTGCCAGATGATGTCACCGTCCAGCTCTGGCACGCCAACCTCAAGCAGCGCATCGACGCCCACATGTTCAAACCCGAGATCGACTTCCTGGTGCTGGATGGCATTCCACGCAACGTGGAGCAGGCCAAATACATGGAGCCCCACATCGAAGTCTTGAAGGTTTTCCACCTTTCCTGCCCTGACCGCACCGAACTTGCCCGCCGCCTGCGCAAACGCGCCCTCAAGGACAATCGCTTTGACGACGCCAACGAAAGCGTCATCCAGCAGCGTTTCGCCACCTATGAGGCCGAAACCAAGCCCATTCTGGAATACTATGCCGGCGACCGCATCCTCGACATCGATGCCAGCCAGGCCCCCGCCAAGGTCCTCTACGACATCATTGGCGGTGTCATGGAGCTCAAGGAGTGGAAGGAACTGGAAAAGATGAAGGTTTAACCGCACCCGATGCGCGTTCTTTTCATCGGCACCGGAGACATCGGCCTTCCATCCCTGGAGTGGCTTCTCAGCACGCCCAAGCACCAGGTGGTAGGAGTCGTCACCCAGCCCGACAAACCCGTCGGCCGCAAGCAGGTGCTCACTCCGCCGCAGGTCAAGGTGCGTGCCCTTGCAGCCGGGATCACCGTCATGCAGCCCCTCAAGATCCGCCACGCCGTGGAGGAGCTGAAGGCTTTCAATGCCGATGTCGCCGTTGTCATCGCCTACGGCCAGATTCTATCCCGTGCCGTTCTCGACGTGCCGCCACTCGGTTGCCTCAATGTGCACACCTCCTTGCTGCCCCGCCATCGCGGTGCCGCCCCCATCCAGGCCGCCATTCGCGATGGCGATACGGAAACAGGTGTCACCATCATGTTCATGGATGAAGGACTCGACACCGGCGACATCCTGTTGATGAAGCGCACTCCCATCGCAGCCGATGAAACGGGCGGCAGTCTTCATGACAGACTGGCCCTTCAGGCCCCCGCCGCGCTCGAAGAAGCCTTGGACCTCCTCGCCAGTGGCAATCCACCCCGCGAGAAGCAGGATGACTCCAAAGCTACCCATGTGCGCAAACTCACGCGCCAGGACGGCCGCCTCGACTGGAAACGCCCTGCGGTGGAACTCGACCGCCTCATCCGCGCCTTCACTCCCTGGCCCGGCACCTCCTGTCTTTTGAAGGAAACGCAGATGAAAATCCACCGCGCACAGGCACTCCCCGCCGCCGATGCCTGCCCCGCACCCGGCACCATCGTGCGCGCCAATGCCGAAGGAATCCTCGTCAGTTGCGGAACCGGCCTCTTAAACCTCACCGAGGTCCAAATCGAAGGCGGCAAACGCCTTCCCGCCGCCGATTTCCTCCGCGGCCATCCCCTGCAGGCTGGGGACTTGCTGGGGTAGTTTAAAGATATGAATGAGGCGGAAATTGATTCATCAGCACCGCCCACATCCTCTTGGCGGGTCAAGGTGTATGTTGTTGCCAACTTGTGTTTCGCGGCACTGATTTTCTACTGCCTTTTGTACTTTTATGTGCCGGCTTTGGATCTGCCGGATTCCACTTACACGAAGGAGGCGTTTGAGCAAAATACAGGCATATCGGCCTCTAAAGTACATGACCTTCACGCAAGCATCTCATCACATTTCAATGGTGATTTCATTGACCTGTTTGCGTTTTCATACACTGAGCCAGATTTTCCGGAATCGCTTGTAAAGGCGTTGTCGCTGAAAAAGCTGACCAGTCATGCTTCGACGTTAGACGCACCAAGCAGGTGGAATCTGGATGTTTCGGATGCTGAATACTATGAAGACACGGAGCCTGATAGAAGCCCCGTGACTCAAGTTTGGATCGATCGCCAGGCTATGCGATGCCTGATTCGGCTTTCTGATTCCTAGGATTTTACTCCTGCAGGAAGACAAACACGCCCTTCTTGTTGCCAACAACGACGTCCATTTTGCCGTCTTTGTTCACATCGCCGGGGGTCACCTGGGTACCTACGCCGCTGTTGTCGTCGATCTGATGGGGAATGATTTTGGCTTCGCCGCCTTCGCGTTTGATCTCAAACCAGTAGAGCACCGGAGCGGCGTTCGGTTCGTCGTCCTTCAGCGGGCCGTGAGCCCAGCGGCGCTTGCCAGTGACAATATCCAGCACGCCGTCGCCATTCATGTCAGCAAGCTGCATCGCGTGAAGCTGGCTGAATTTCACGCCCGCCGGGCTCTCTTCCAGCGTGGCGCCCATCAGCTTGTGCTCGGCAAAGGTGCCGTCCGCCTTCTGCTCAAACCAGCCGAAACCGTAGCCATGCGCGTCGTAGCTGGTGATCACATCGTTGCGGCCATCACCATTCACGTCATAAACGAGAATGAAGGAGCCGCCACGGCCTCCAGGAACCGTAAACAGCTGCGGGTGGAAAACCCAGTCACTGTCGGCCTTGGTGTCAGCGGGCTGCTCGCGCCAGCCTTCCTTGTCCAGGATGTCCGGGCGGCCGTCGCCATTCACATCGCCCACGCCGTAGCCGTGGGTGTAGCGGAAGTACTTCTTGTCGTTTTCGGGAGACTTCGGCGTAATCGGGCGGAAACGGGCTTTTCCGAGCGGATTTTTCCAGTCGATCTCAGCATAGCCCAGCTGCCCGCCGGTGTGGCAGATCAGCTCCGGCTTGCCGTCGCCGTTCAGGTCCTTGAAGTCAGGGGACTCATTGTCAGTGACATCAAAGATGGTGGTGCGCTTCCATTCACCGCCCTTGTTCTGCGGATTCTCAAACACCCAGGTGTCCTTGCCCGGCCAGGAGTAGGCCAGGATGTCGCTCCAGCCGTCGCCATTGAAGTCGTAGGTGTAGGTCAGGAAGAAATCGCTGTAGCCCTTGGCCGGATCATACGGCTCTTTTTCGAATTTGGGGGCAAACTCCACCCTCTCCTTGAACTCCGGGCCCTTCCAGATGAAGCGGCCGGAGCAGATGTCATTGTGCCCGTCATGGTCAAAATCGGCAAAGTGCGCGCCTTCAGCCACAAACTCCTCGGTGAGCGTGTATTTTTTGAACTTCAAATCAGCAGCGCAAAGCGGCAGCGCCAGCAGCAGGGTCGGAATCAGCAGTTTGGTCATGGTGGTGGAAGGGAACAGACTCAAGGCGCATGTTCTTGCAGACGGGAGACGTTTGCAAAACCAATCGTTGGGACTAAGTTGTCAGCATGTCCACCGTAGTTGAAATCCAATCGGCCATCTCCCAGCTCACGCTGGAGGAACGAGGTGTGCTGGAGGCTTGGTGGCGCTCCCAGCCCGGTGCGCGGCTGCGAAAGGCAGTGGCAGACGCTTGGGCTGGCAAAGAGGGTGTTCCTGCCCAGGTCAAATTTGTTTCGGACCAGCCACTCGGTGCCGAAACGGTTGCCAGGTCTCACGAATTGATCCGCAAGCACGGTTGGGATGTCTAACCTGTTTACTCTACGCGAGAGCGACTTGTATTCGTGGCAGGCCTCTCAGCTGGGTCAGACAGAGAGGATGGATGATGTACTTTCAGGCCTCCTGTGGGCCATTTCACGACTGGCTGATGATTTTCCGGTGGTTCCCGGCACCCAGAGGCTTCGTGTGGCAGAATCGACCCGGTTTCTGCACGACGATGGAACCCCTTTGCGTGTGCGCATCTGGTTCGTGGTGGTCTCTGAAAGCGAAGTGGAGCTGCTTTCCATTGAAGCTGAGCCGAACTGACACCGGCTATCCCAGAAACTTTCCAGGATTGAGAATGCCATTGGGGTCCAGAGCGGCCTTCAGGCGCAGGTGAGTCTCGTGCGCGGCGGGGGAGACGGCATCGCGCCACCAGCGCTTTTTGGCCACGCCGATGCCGTGTTCGCCAGTGATGGCGCCATTCCAGGCGATGACTTGATGGAAAAGCCTGTCCAGTGCGGCTTCGGCGCGCTCACGGATGGCAGGATCGTCCATCGTGGGCACCATGATGTTCACGTGGATGTTGCCGTCTCCTGCATGACCAAAGCAGGCCACGGGGAATCCGGTTTCGCTTTGCAGCTTTTCAGCGAAATCGACCAGATCCACCAGACGGCCGCGCGGCACGACAATATCCTCGTTGAGCTTGATCAGGCCGGTGTTGCGCAGGCTGTAGCTGAACTCACGGCGCAGCTTCCAGAAAGCCTCGCAGGCTTCGTCTCCCATCGCTTTGTTCAGGCAGATGCTGCCAAGACTGGTTACGAGCTTGGCAAGCTGCTCAATCTCTCCTTTCACCGACTCAGGCTGGCCGTCGATCTCCACCAGCAGGTGTGCATCGCCTTCCGGGGTGACGGAGGCGCCCAGATACTCACGTGCGGCACGCAGCGTGAATTTGTCAGCAATTTCCAGCGCGCTGGGGAGAAAACCGCTCCCGAGGATGCGCTGCACCGCATTGGCTGCTTCGGCGAACGATTTGAAACCAGCGGAAAGCATCGCCCGCATGGGCGGGTGCGGGATCAGCCTCAACGTGGCTTCAGTGACCACACCCAGCATGCCCTCGCTGCCCACCATGAGTCCGACGAGGTCGAAGCCCGTCTTGTTTTTGTGGCAGCGCCCGCCCGCCTTCACGATGGAGCCGTCTGCCAGCACCGCTTCGAGCCCCAGCACATAATGCCGCGTGACACCATATTTCAGGCAGCGTGGACCGCCTGCATTGGTGGCGATGTTGCCGCCCAGGCTGCACTCCTTGAGCGAGGCCGGGTCCGGTGGATAAAACCACCCCAGCTTGCGCACCTCATTCTGCAGATGCCCGGTGATGACGCCCGGCTCGATCACCGCCACGCCGTCTTCGAGGGTGATCTCCTTGATCTTGTTCATCCGCGCCACGGAAAGCGCGATGCCTCCCTGCAGCGGCACGCAGCCACCCACATAGCCCACTCGCGAGCCCTGGGGGGTCACGGGGATGCGGTTTGCATTCGCAAAGCGCAGCACCTCAGACACTTCAGCAGCCGATTCGGCATGCACGACGACTTCAGGCGGGTTGGAAGCGAACCATTTGTCCGTGCTGTGCGTGGCGAGATCCGTTTCTGTGACAGAAACACGCGAGGGTCCGAGAAGAGCGGTGAGTTGATCGGCGAGGGCGGCCATGCGCATTCTTGGGGCCGGATGCCCGGCCTTGCAACTTGATGCCCTGCGCCTAATTTGTTTTCCATGCAGCCCAGACCTGTCGTCAACGTCGAGGAGTTCATCGGCAAGACCGTGGGGCGGCGCGTGCCTCCACGCGACCCTCTGCGAGTCAGTGACAGCAACAAAGCCGGCGCGATCGCCTGGCGAAAGGCATTTCCCTATCGGCATGCTCCGAAGGGGGTGTATCGTTTCAATTCACACGAGGAGGCTCATGCATGGATGATGAAGCATACGGGACGCACGAAACCGTAACCCATGAGGGGGCGGAATCGCGCCAGCCTACAGTGGAGGATCTGCTCGATCTATGCCGCGAACTTAACCGGCATGGGGCAAAATATCTGATCGTCGGCGGCTTTGCCATTCGCGGAGCTGGTTACATCCGCGAAACCGGAGATGTCGATGTCATCATCGACACTGCGCTTGAAAATGAAGCCAAGGTTTTCAAATCGCTGGAAATATTACCAGACAAGGCCGTGTTACACCTTGAGCCGGGTGAAGTGGAAAAATACACTGTGGTGCGCGTTGCGGATGAAATCATCATAGACCTCATGAAATCCGCTTCAGGTATCGACTACGCAGAGGCCTCGAAGGACGTGGTGGTTCGTGAAGTGCAGGGGGTGCCGATTCCCTTTGCCTCGCCCCGGCTGCTTTGGCGCATGAAGAAAAATACGCATCGGGAGAAGGAT of Prosthecobacter vanneervenii contains these proteins:
- a CDS encoding FG-GAP repeat domain-containing protein; translation: MTKLLIPTLLLALPLCAADLKFKKYTLTEEFVAEGAHFADFDHDGHNDICSGRFIWKGPEFKERVEFAPKFEKEPYDPAKGYSDFFLTYTYDFNGDGWSDILAYSWPGKDTWVFENPQNKGGEWKRTTIFDVTDNESPDFKDLNGDGKPELICHTGGQLGYAEIDWKNPLGKARFRPITPKSPENDKKYFRYTHGYGVGDVNGDGRPDILDKEGWREQPADTKADSDWVFHPQLFTVPGGRGGSFILVYDVNGDGRNDVITSYDAHGYGFGWFEQKADGTFAEHKLMGATLEESPAGVKFSQLHAMQLADMNGDGVLDIVTGKRRWAHGPLKDDEPNAAPVLYWFEIKREGGEAKIIPHQIDDNSGVGTQVTPGDVNKDGKMDVVVGNKKGVFVFLQE
- the fmt gene encoding methionyl-tRNA formyltransferase, coding for MRVLFIGTGDIGLPSLEWLLSTPKHQVVGVVTQPDKPVGRKQVLTPPQVKVRALAAGITVMQPLKIRHAVEELKAFNADVAVVIAYGQILSRAVLDVPPLGCLNVHTSLLPRHRGAAPIQAAIRDGDTETGVTIMFMDEGLDTGDILLMKRTPIAADETGGSLHDRLALQAPAALEEALDLLASGNPPREKQDDSKATHVRKLTRQDGRLDWKRPAVELDRLIRAFTPWPGTSCLLKETQMKIHRAQALPAADACPAPGTIVRANAEGILVSCGTGLLNLTEVQIEGGKRLPAADFLRGHPLQAGDLLG
- a CDS encoding adenylate kinase family protein; the protein is MSDHFPQERIKAFLILGAPGSGKGTQGKVLGSIPRFHHLACGDVFRSLDTRTPIGQKFVEYSSRGELVPDDVTVQLWHANLKQRIDAHMFKPEIDFLVLDGIPRNVEQAKYMEPHIEVLKVFHLSCPDRTELARRLRKRALKDNRFDDANESVIQQRFATYEAETKPILEYYAGDRILDIDASQAPAKVLYDIIGGVMELKEWKELEKMKV
- a CDS encoding FAD-binding oxidoreductase; the encoded protein is MAALADQLTALLGPSRVSVTETDLATHSTDKWFASNPPEVVVHAESAAEVSEVLRFANANRIPVTPQGSRVGYVGGCVPLQGGIALSVARMNKIKEITLEDGVAVIEPGVITGHLQNEVRKLGWFYPPDPASLKECSLGGNIATNAGGPRCLKYGVTRHYVLGLEAVLADGSIVKAGGRCHKNKTGFDLVGLMVGSEGMLGVVTEATLRLIPHPPMRAMLSAGFKSFAEAANAVQRILGSGFLPSALEIADKFTLRAAREYLGASVTPEGDAHLLVEIDGQPESVKGEIEQLAKLVTSLGSICLNKAMGDEACEAFWKLRREFSYSLRNTGLIKLNEDIVVPRGRLVDLVDFAEKLQSETGFPVACFGHAGDGNIHVNIMVPTMDDPAIRERAEAALDRLFHQVIAWNGAITGEHGIGVAKKRWWRDAVSPAAHETHLRLKAALDPNGILNPGKFLG
- a CDS encoding glycosyltransferase family 9 protein, giving the protein MPTQPRILVIRGGAIGDFILTLPVLRLLRDMIADSHIEVLGYPAIAELARSAGLADSIRSLEHRTMAPLFAKTAPIDDALAEHLRSFNLVVSFLYDPDGLFRASMERIGVKTLIECSPIVQPGGPHASRQLARGLEKIAMFLEDVHLLRAHFEPRPHSQPRIAIHVGSGSEKKNWPLDRWQQVAESLGTQEVIFITGEAEAERGTQPTGRDCWHALPLPELATRLATCTAFLGHDSGISHLAAACGVPSLLLFGPTDPAIWAPPQPWVRVLRNSTQDLTFLSVEQVKLAAAQVVANS